In Microbacterium soli, a single window of DNA contains:
- a CDS encoding alpha/beta hydrolase — MVFVHGFGSTHDATWGVPGWPELMEDIGYRVVPFGLPGHGDTPVPGGTDDDTLDELLGVARREGAVSAVGFSAGSLLLLRAAVRDPGAFERLVLIGIGDGMWADPSGFSSLADTLTADEPDASTALLRQLAERAGNSLESIAAYARSAAPPPPLPSLQRLDADVLVILGDEDTVGPADALVSALPRATLTSLPRTDHYRAPSSPEAMSAVLDFFAR; from the coding sequence GTGGTGTTCGTGCACGGCTTCGGCTCGACGCACGACGCCACCTGGGGCGTGCCGGGCTGGCCCGAGCTGATGGAGGACATCGGCTACCGCGTCGTTCCGTTCGGCCTGCCCGGGCACGGTGACACCCCCGTGCCCGGGGGCACGGACGACGACACCCTCGACGAGCTGCTCGGGGTCGCCCGGCGCGAAGGGGCCGTCTCCGCGGTCGGTTTCTCGGCCGGCTCCCTCTTGCTGCTGCGCGCCGCCGTCCGCGATCCCGGCGCCTTCGAACGGCTCGTCCTCATCGGCATCGGCGACGGGATGTGGGCCGACCCGTCCGGCTTCTCCTCGCTCGCCGACACCCTGACGGCCGACGAACCGGACGCCTCGACCGCCCTGCTGCGCCAGCTCGCCGAGCGCGCGGGCAATTCCCTCGAATCGATCGCCGCCTACGCGAGGTCCGCGGCGCCGCCGCCGCCGTTGCCGAGCCTGCAGCGTCTCGACGCCGACGTCCTCGTGATCCTCGGGGACGAGGACACGGTGGGCCCGGCCGACGCGCTCGTGTCGGCGCTGCCGCGCGCGACCCTCACGTCCCTTCCGCGCACGGACCACTATCGCGCACCGTCCTCGCCGGAGGCGATGAGCGCAGTCCTCGACTTCTTCGCCCGGTAG